The Gloeomargarita lithophora Alchichica-D10 genomic sequence ACCACATAGCTGGATGTAAGTAAATTATTAGTATTTAACCCCTGCCAAATTTCCGGGTATTGCCCCGCCATTTTGAGTAAAACAATCACTTGGGCATGGGTCAACGCCGACGCAACTTCTTGCCAGCCCCGGAACGCCGGAATCACCAGCAACCGCTCGGTCTGTTGCACCAGGGGCACCCCCACCGCCGCCGCCGCCGCACAGGGGGAACACACCCCCGGAATAACCTGAATTTCAATCTCAGGATGGGCGGACAATCCCTGGGCAATGTAAGTAAATGTGCTGTAAAAACTACTGTCCCCCTCGCACACAAACGCCACATCCAAACCCTGCTGTAGGGGAACCAATAGGTTTTGAACCGCCCGTTCCCAGAGCCGGGTGGTGGTGGCTGGGTCATGGCTGAAGGCAAATTCCAGGGGCAAAATCCGGGTAGTCCCAGGAACATGATGTTGGATAATCTGGGCGGCCACACCGGGCGTATTTTTGCGTCCTTGGGGCACGGCCACCACCGGCACCCGTTGGAGGATTTTCCAGGCTTGTAATGTAATCTGCTCCGGGTCGCCGGGGCCGCATCCAATGCCATAGAGTTTTCCCGGCATGGGTTTAACCCCACCCCGCCCAAATTGCTAAAACTAGAGACAAACCGGCTAAAGTCACCGGTACAAAGTAGTTACTTTGACTTCTAGCAACCATCACAGGTTCTGGAACTGGGGGGGGGGTAATTTGCTTCGGTGTCCCTAGCGTCAACCCTGGGAGGGGTTCTTCCGTCATGGGCGGGATTTCATTCAACCATTCTGCCCGCCGTTGCAGTTGGGGAGCTTCCAGAATGTACAGCACCTGTTGGCTTTGCTGGCGAACCTGGGGGTCGGGGTGGGCGGTCAGTTCACGGCACAAATTACGCGCCAATTCCCGCTGTTGGTTGGCTTCGTAGGCCATTGCCAGCCACAGTTTCACTTGCGGGTCGTGGGGGCGTTCCGCCAAAGCAGTTTGGAGAGCCGCAACCGCTGTGCGATACCGCCCGGATTCCATCGCCCGCAGACCCTGCTGATAGGCAGTCGTCATCTTGCCCGCCCACTTAGAACCCGTTGCGACCCCAGACCACCAGGGCAATGGAGAAGGTAAAGCTCGCCATCAAACCCACCCAGGCCAAAGAAATAATGTCCATTGATTTACTTGCTCCTGAAACGTCAATTTAGGTATCGCCTTGCTTCCAAAGCGCAAGTACCGTGGCACCCAGAGGCGTACCCCCACCCACCACGGCACTCACCCTTGACAACCGGCTAGAAAAACCCCAAGGTTATGGCTTTACTAATCGGCATTATCGCCCCAATCCCCAACCAAATCGTCACCACCGTTCCCACCAAAAACACGGTGGTCGCCAGGGGACGGCGGAAGGGATTTTGGAACTTGTTCACATTCTCAATAAACGGCACCAGTGCCAAGCCCAGGGGCACGGAAGCCATGGACAACACCCCTAGCAACTTGTTGGGCAGAACCCGCAACAGGTTAAACGTGGGGTAGAAGTACCATTCCGGCAGGATTTCCAGGGGCGTGGCAAAGGGGTCGCCCGGCTCCCCCAACATATTGGGGTCAAGTACCGCCAAACTCACCACACAGGCAAAGGTGCCCATGATCACCACAGGGAAAATGTACAGCAGGTCGTTCGGCCAAGCCGGTTCCCCGTAGGAGCTATGCCCCAAACCTTTAGCCAGTTTTAGCCGTAATTTGGGGTCGGACAAATCCGGTTTTTTAATGTTGGACATAAAATTCGCCTCGCAGATGGGATCAAACGTAACACAGCGTCAGCCTAGAGGGGGCCAGAAATCCCTTGTTTGCGGATCATCAGGAAGTGCATCAGCATAAACACCGCCGTCATCCAGGGCAAAACGAAGGTATGGGCACTGTAGAACCGGGTCAGGGTGCCTTGCCCCACGGCCACACCCCCACGCAACAATTCCACCACCAGGGAACCCACCACCGGGATCGCTTCCGGCACGCCAGTCACGATTTTAGCCGCCCAGTAGCCCACCTGATCCCAGGGGAGGGAATAGCCGGTGACCCCAAACGATACGGTCAGCACCGCCAGTACCACCCCCGTTACCCAGGTCAATTCCCGCGGTTTTTTGAACCCACCGGTCAGGTACACCCGAAACACGTGCAGAATCATCATCAACACCATCATGCTGGCCGACCAGCGGTGAATCGAGCGGATTAACCAGCCAAAATTCACCTGGGTCATCAGGTAAGACACGGAATTGAACGCCTCTGCCACCGTGGGTCGGTAGTAGAAGGTCATGGCAAACCCCGTGGCAAACTGGATCAAAAAGCAAGTCAATGTAATGCCACCCAAGCAGTAAAAAATATTGACATGGGGGGGGACATACTTGCTGGCAATATCATCGGAAATCTCCGTCAGGTCAAGCCGTTCATCGAACCACTTATAGACGGGAGAATCAGATACTGGTTTGGTAAACATAAGTGCGGGTTCTCAAATGGATGTCGGCGGGCTGATACCCAACCAATTTACATCTTTTAATGTATCGCAAATTTTTAGCTTCTGGCATCCTCCCCTCGCAGGCTTCGCAAGTGGGCTATCATAGG encodes the following:
- a CDS encoding precorrin-2 C(20)-methyltransferase; the encoded protein is MPGKLYGIGCGPGDPEQITLQAWKILQRVPVVAVPQGRKNTPGVAAQIIQHHVPGTTRILPLEFAFSHDPATTTRLWERAVQNLLVPLQQGLDVAFVCEGDSSFYSTFTYIAQGLSAHPEIEIQVIPGVCSPCAAAAAVGVPLVQQTERLLVIPAFRGWQEVASALTHAQVIVLLKMAGQYPEIWQGLNTNNLLTSSYVVEWVGWPQQRIYRGLASYPNLQLSYFSLMVIRPQG
- a CDS encoding tetratricopeptide repeat protein; protein product: MTTAYQQGLRAMESGRYRTAVAALQTALAERPHDPQVKLWLAMAYEANQQRELARNLCRELTAHPDPQVRQQSQQVLYILEAPQLQRRAEWLNEIPPMTEEPLPGLTLGTPKQITPPPVPEPVMVARSQSNYFVPVTLAGLSLVLAIWAGWG
- a CDS encoding cytochrome b6/f complex subunit VIII; protein product: MDIISLAWVGLMASFTFSIALVVWGRNGF
- the petD gene encoding cytochrome b6-f complex subunit IV, with protein sequence MSNIKKPDLSDPKLRLKLAKGLGHSSYGEPAWPNDLLYIFPVVIMGTFACVVSLAVLDPNMLGEPGDPFATPLEILPEWYFYPTFNLLRVLPNKLLGVLSMASVPLGLALVPFIENVNKFQNPFRRPLATTVFLVGTVVTIWLGIGAIMPISKAITLGFF
- the petB gene encoding cytochrome b6; the encoded protein is MFTKPVSDSPVYKWFDERLDLTEISDDIASKYVPPHVNIFYCLGGITLTCFLIQFATGFAMTFYYRPTVAEAFNSVSYLMTQVNFGWLIRSIHRWSASMMVLMMILHVFRVYLTGGFKKPRELTWVTGVVLAVLTVSFGVTGYSLPWDQVGYWAAKIVTGVPEAIPVVGSLVVELLRGGVAVGQGTLTRFYSAHTFVLPWMTAVFMLMHFLMIRKQGISGPL